Part of the Labilithrix sp. genome, GGGGAGCTCCGCGCGGCGCGAGTCTCCTACGAGGAGGCGCGCACCGAGGCAGCCCGAATCCTCGACCGCGCATCGCGCGAAGCGCGCACCGAGGCAGCCCGAGTCCACGTCGGCGCGGCGAGGGAAGCGCGTACCGAGGCAGCCCGAGTCCATGTCGGCGCGGCGGGGGAGGCGCGCAGCGAGGCGGCTCGAGCCCGCGCGGTGGGGGAGGCGATGCGGATTGCGCCGATGCTGTTCGTTATCGCGGCGCAGAATCTCGCGGAGTTGGAGCGGCGGGAGGGGGGCGCGGCGCGGGCGGATGCGTTGTTGCTCGAGGCGTTCGAGCGGCTCGTCAGGGTCGCCGAGGACCCGAGTGCGCCGCTGCTCCTCCGGGCTTCGTGCGGGCGGCACCTCGCGCCGGCCCTCGCCGAGCTCGGCGGCGTCCCGCTCCAGCCGCTCCTCGATCGCGCGAACGCGGCGCAGCGCGCCGTCGCGCTCGCTTTGTCCAACACCCCCACCTCCTGAGGCCACTCCGATGCTCCATTCCCTCCTCTCCTTCGCGCACCGCCACGGCCTCGTCCCCGAGGCGGCGGCGCACTGCGACATCCCCTGCAAGATCTACGACCCGGGGCCGATCCTCATCTCCGCCCTCACCGTCGTCCGCATGATCGACATCATCGAGGACTGGAAGGCCCATCGCGGCGACGACGAGGTCGCGTTCCTCAACAGCGTGGCGCGCGCGGTCGCGCAGAAGGAACAGCACGCCGCCCACGTGAAGGACGAGATCCGCGTGATCTGGGGCGACTACTTCAAGGCGCCGCAGCTCCAGAAGTATCCGCAGCTCCACGATCTGACGCACTCGATCATGCTCGCCGCCGGTGCGGCGAAGCAGGGCGTGAAGCGCGAGGACGCGGTCAAGCTCCTCGAGCTCGTGAATCAGTTCGCGGAGATCTTCTGGGAGACGAAGTCCGTGAAGACGAAGCGCGCCGTGTGTCCGTATCCGCCGTCGCTCGAGGTCGTCTATCCGGACCTCTGAGTTGTACGAGCGCGCATGTTTCGCGTCGTCCGCGTGAACGGTCCGAGCATGGCCCCCACCCTCGTCGACGGCGACTTCGTCGTCGTGATCGATCGGCCGTGCCGGATCGGCGACGTCGTCGTCGTGATGCACCCGCAGTACGGCCGCATCGTCAAGCGCGTCGCCGCGCGCGACGGGAGCGGGCGCATCGCGCTCGAGGGCGATGGCGCGCTCTCGACCTCGCGCGAAGCCCTCGGCTGGACGTCGCCGCACGACGTCCTCGGTCGGGTCTGCCTCCGCGTCCGGCGCTGAGCGAGCCTCAGGGGAAGCGGCGGGTGATGCCGTTCGTCTCCGGGATGTCGTTGATCTCGCCCCAGCGGCCCCAGAACTTCACGAAGACCTGGCCGTTCTTCGGCTTCGCGCGCGTGCCGATGTTCACGACCGCGTTCTCGGTCTTCCAGACGGCGGCCGCGGCGGCGGCCTTCGTCGTGTCCTTCGCGATGCCGTGCGTGCCTTCGATCGCGTAGGTGCCCGGGGCGAGGTAGTTCGCGTGGGTGCCCTTCGCGACGTACGCGACCGGGTGCGTGCCGTCCCACGAGAGCTTCGGATCGTTCGCCTTCACGATCGTGCCGCCCTTGTGCGCGGAGAGCTTCACCTCCGTCGCCTTGCCCTGGCCGCCGTTCGCCTTCGGATCGATCGTCACGCGCACGTGCTCCCAGTCGGACTCGTGATTGAAGATCGAGAAGCCGTCGTTGTACGGATAGAAGATCCAGTACTCGATGTTCACGAGGCCGGAGGCCTGCGGGCGCCACACCGCGTAGGACTTCCAGTCGCTCCGCGGCGAGCCCTTGCGCGTCGCCTCGTTCACGATCTCGAGGAAGAAGCCCTCGTGCGTCGTCGCCGCGACCTTCTTGCCGCCGTCGTGACGGCAGAACGAGCCGTTGTCCTCGTGCGTCGCGGCGACGAGCTTCTGCTGCGTGACCTTGCCGACGGGGTAGATCTCGTGGTCGGGGCAGTTCTTGTGGTTGTAACGCATCGTCACGCGCGCGAGGTACCAGTCGACGCTCGACGGGCGGTACGGATCGTCGGCGTGGAGATGGAGGTGCGGAGCGAACGTCTTGATCAGCTGGTCCTGCGTCGCGGCCGGCGTCACGGCGTCGTTGTCCGGCGACTTCGCGAGCGCGCTCATCTGGACGTCGGGGTCCACGTCGAACGCGCTGTCCGCGACGACGTCGTCGTCCGCGTCCTCGTTCGCGCCCTCGATGTCCTCGATCTCCGTCGCGTCCGAGAGCGACCCCGGCCCTTCGTCTCCGGCGTCCGCCGCGCACGCCGCCACGCCGAGGGAGATCATCGCCGCCATCGCCCGAACCGTTGCCATCGTCGTCTTCACGAAGACGGGTCAGTGCACGGCCGGTGCCGGCGTAGAGCGACCTGATTTCGAGCGGTTACGACGTCGTTTGCGCGAATTGGAAAGGACGGTCGCCGATCCATAGGGGTAAACCCCCGTCATCACGGCGCGTTTCGTTGCGCGGATTGCGCGCGCCTACCTGCAACAGGACGGCAAGACCGGGTCCGGGCGCGTGCACGCGGACTCGCAGCGCCCCGAAGCGCCGTTGCCGCAGGGCGAGACCTTCACGTGCTTCCCGTCCTTGCACTCGCCCGCGAACTGGAAGCCCGCCTGCTCGTCGGTCGGGTAGCCCGTGAAGTCACGATGGCAGTAGACGCCGTTCGCCTTGTCGGCGCACGGATCGCACTGATCGTCGTAGCCGCTCGGCATGCCGACGCAGCCGTTCGCGCACTTCTTCACGCAGCGAGGCACTCCGTCCGTGCAGTCGACGAGGTCCGTATCGGCGACCGACGCGGGGCGGTCGCCCGCGACGAAGTTCCTCCCGCAGTTCACGCGTTGCTTGGCCCCGCAGTTGATCGCCGCGAGCACCGCCGGATCCGCGACGCAGTCGGGCGGAGGTGCGGCGTCCGGCGTGTCGCCGCTCGACGACGAGGAGCTGCTCGAGGACGAGCCGCTGCTCGACGAGCTGCTGCTGCTCGGGTTGCGCGGAATGTCGTCGTCGTCGTCGCCGGGGACGACGCGTTGGGACTGCTCCGCCGGCTCGTCGAACGAGACGAGGAGCGAGCATCCTGCGAGGACGACCGTCACGGCGACGCCGAGCGCAAGGCCGGACAGTGGACGCATGGGCCCGATGGTAGCTCCATGTCGCGAACGCGCTACTTCAGCTTGCAAAAACGCGCCTGCCGGAAGCGCGCCTTCGTCTGATTCGCGTGGAATCCGAGCGCGCCCGTGAGCGCGCCCACCGTCCCGGTCGCCGTCGTCGTGACGCCCTTGATGATCGCGCGGCAGCGGAGCGTCCCGCCCTTCACCTCCGCGAGGATCCGGAACTCCTCCCCCGCCGCGACCGCGGCTCGCGTCGTGCGCTCGAGGCTCGTCGTCTGCACCGCGCCGGGTTGGCCGGCGAGGCGCACGACGCTCGTGAAGAGCTGGCCGCCCTGGAGCAGCTCGATCCCGCACCCCACCGCCGAGAGCGCGCCGCCCTCGATCTTCGTCCCGAACGTGACGAAGACCTGGCGCGCGATCGGGGTGATGGCGTTGTCGACCTGCGTCGACGTCGCGAGGACGTCCACCGCGACGTCCCCGACGTCCTGATATTTCGTGAAAATCGCCTGATCCGGCAGGTTGTCGAGGCTCGTCTGCACGTAGCCGGCGTCGTACGACCACGTCGTCGGGAAGCCCGCCGCCGGCGCGAAGAAGTCCTTGTTCGTGGTGAGCTCGTCCTCGAGGAGGCTCGTCCCCACGATGCCCGCGTCGTTCGGCGCGCAGTCGACGGCCGCGTCCGCGTCGACGATCGGAGGCGCGACGTCGTCGTCGTCGTCCGTCGGCGGCGGCGTGGTCCGGTCGCGCGTCCCCGCGTCGAGCGGGCCGGTCGCGATGAGGGGGTCCGGCGGGAGCTCGTCGAAGCTGACGAGGAGCGAGCACCCCGCCACCGTCGCGCACGCGGCGATCCCGAGCCCGAGCCTCGACGTGGCGCGCATCCCCTCATCGTAGCGGAGACACGGACGGCGGGCCCATCCCTGTGCTAACGAGGTCGCCGATGGATCTCTTCGGACACCTCAGGGCCTACGATTACGGCGAGGTTCACTTCAAGCACGACAAGGCTTCGGGCTTGAAGGCGATCGTCGCGGTCCACGACTCGCGGCTCGGCCCCGCCCTCGGCGGCTGCCGCTTCCTCCCGTACGACACGGACGAGGCGGCGGTCATCGACGCGCTGCGGCTCGCCCGCGGCATGACCTACAAAGCCGCGATCACCGGGCTCGCCCACGGCGGCGGCAAGAGCGTCCTCATCCGTCCGCAGCAGCACTTCGATCGCGTCGCGATGTTCCGCGCGTTCGGCAAGTTCGTCGACGACCTCGGCGGCCACTACATCACCGCCGAGGACAGCGGCACCGGCCTCGAGGACATGGAGGTCATCCGCACGGTGACGAAACACGTCACCGGCGTCGGGCCCGCGCACGGCGGCTCGGGCGATCCTTCGCCGTTCACGGCGCTGGGGGTGCGGCGCGGGATCGAGGCTTGCGTGAAGTTCCGGATGAAGAAGGACTCGCTCGAAGGCGTCCACGTCGCGGTCCAGGGCGTCGGCCACGTCGGCTACCACCTCTGCAAGGAGCTGCATGCTTCCGGCGCCACCATCTCCGTCGCCGACATGGACCCGCTGAAGTCGGAGCGCGCGCAGCGCGAGTTCGGCGCCAAGATCGTCCCGCTCGACGAGATCTTCTCGATCGACTGCGACGTCGTCGCGCCGTGCGCGCTCGGCTCCGCGATGAACGACGAGAGCATCCCGAAGCTCAAGGCGAAGATCGTCGCCGGCGCGGCCAACAACCAGCTCGCGGAGCCGCGCCACGGCGACGACCTGCACGCGCGCGGCATCCTCTACGCCCCCGACTACGCGATCAACGCGGGCGGCCTCGTCAACGTCGCGCAGGAGGTCCTCGGCTACGACGCGGCGAAGTCGCGCGCCAAGACGATGCTCATCTTCGACACGATCCACGAGATCGCCGAGCGCAGCGCGAAGACCGGCACGCCGACCTACCGCATCGCCGACATGATCGTCGAGGAGAAGCTCGCCAAGATCAGCAAGTCGATCCCGCCCAAGACCTGACCTTACTTCGCGAGCTCGCGCTCCGCGATGTCGAGGGGAACGTCGCCGAGCGCGGACCACGCCTTCGCGCGCGCGGCGGGATCGCCGGCGGCGAGGATGCGGACCGCGACGCCGGCGCCGATCGCGGTGGCGGGGCGCGCGAGCGCGATCCGCTCGAGCCGGCCGAGCGTGTCGGGGAGCACCGGGACGAGGAGGCGATGCTTCGCCTCGACGTCGGCGATCGCGCCGGCGCCGCGCGCGACGTCGAGCGCCCACGCGGCGACGACGACGTGGTCGTGCATCGCCGCGAGCGCGAGCGCCTGATCGACCCCCGCCGCGAGCTTCCGCAGGTGGCACGCCGGCTCGCGCTCGCGCGGCGCCGCCATCGATCGCACGCGCGACCCCGGCACCGCGTCGACGCACGCGCCTTGGACGAAGAGCTGCTCGTCGAGCGCGTCGCCGAGCGCGTCGCGTCCGAGCCCCGCCGCCTTCACGGCCGGCTCCGCCTTCGCGCGGAGCTCCGCCTCGAGCGCCGCGAACGCCGCCGACAGCTCCTCGGGCGAGGCCGTCACCCCGACCTGCGCGCGGAGGCGCCGCGCGACGACCTCCCAGTCGCGCGCCGCCTTCGCCGCCGGCTTCGACGCGATCTCCTCGAGCGCGTCGCGCATGCGCACGAGCGCCTTCGTCGTCTCGACGAACCCGGGCGCCGACGCGATGTGCTCGAGCGCGTCGAGCGCGTCGTCGAGCTCGCGCGCGCGCACGACGTCGAGCGCGCGGGCCGGGTCCGCCGCCTCCGTCATCGCGGCGGTGAGCTCGCCGAGGCGCCGCGCGAGCCAGCGATCGTCCTCCGCCGCCTCGCGTTCGTCCTTCGGCGCCGACCACGTCTCGACGATCGCGCGCACGAGCGCGCTCGCGGAGCGGGGGATGGCGCGCTCCTCCTCGAGCCGCGCCGACTCGCCGTCGACGAGCCGCGCGACGAGCTCGCGCTCGGCGCCGCCGGGGGGGAGCTTCGCGAGCTTCTGCTTCACCGCGTCGAGCCCGCGCGCGCGGGCGTCGAACGAGAACGGATCGATGCGCCCGTCGTTGACGGCGAGGGTCGGGTCTTCGTGGAGGATCGCCGCCATCGCGACGCGGCGGAGGTCGTCCTCGGACGGCTCGATCCGCGCGCGGCGCGCGAAGCGCCGGTCGATCGCGGCGAGGTCGCGCAGGACCTCGTCCTCGCCGCGATCGAACGCGGCAGGATCGTCGGGCGCCGCCGCCGGCCTCGCGGCCGCGGCGGGCCCTCCACAACCGACGACGAAGACGAGGGCCACGAGCGGGACACGCATGACGGCGCGCGAGTCTAGCGCGGCACTTCACGACGATCGCGATACAACAGCCATTCTGTACTAACGTGTTCGCGTGCTCGAACGCACCCTCAGCGCAGCCGCGCGCCGGCTCTGGCCGTGGGTACAGCGCCTGAACCGTGCGGTGGAGCGGCCGGCGCCGCAGCCGGCCTGGGCGCCCGGTCCGCTCCTCAAGCGCCGCGAGCGATCGTTCCCCGAGCTCGGGTTCCCGCGCGAGACCGACTCGCTCTGTCCGCGCTGCGTCGCGGAGGTCCGCGCCGACGTGCTCTCCGGCAAGCGCGATCTCCGCACCCTCGTCGACGGCCGCCCCGGCGAGATCCGCGCGCGCATCGTCGAGGAGGACGGGAAGGTCCTCATGAAGAAGACCTGCCCCACCCACGGCGCCTTCGAGGACGTGATGGCGATCGACGCCGAGTTCCTCCGCCGCATCGAGCGCCTCTACCCCGGCCGCGACTTCCGCTCGCCGCCGACGTCGCTCCGCGAGCACGGCTCCTCGAGCATCCAGTACGGCCGCGGCAGCGTGCTCACGGTGGACCTCACGAACCGCTGCAACATGATGTGCGATCCGTGCTTCATGGACGCGAACCAGGTCGGCTACGTCCACGAGCTCGAATGGGACGAGATCGCGAAGATCCTCGACGACGCGCTCACGGTGCAGCCGCGCCGCCAGATGAGCATCCAGTTCTCGGGCGGCGAGCCCACGCTGTCGCCGCACTTCCTCCGCGCCGTCCGCTACGCGCGCGAGAAGGGCTTCTTCGCCGTCCAGTGCGCGACGAACGGCGTCCGCTTCGCGCAGGACCCCGCGTTCGCGCGCGAGGCGAAGGAGGCCGGCCTCCGCATGGCGTACCTCCAGTTCGACGGCGTCGGCAACGAGGTGAACGCGCACCGGAAGGTGGGGAACCTCTACGACGTGAAGGTCCGCGCGATCGAGAACCTCCACGCCGCCGGGATCGACGTCATCCTCGTCGTCACCGTCGTGGGCGGCGTGAACGACCACGAGGTCGGGCGCATCATCGACTTCGCGATCGAGAACGCGGACAAGGTCACCGTCGTCTCCTTCCAGCCGGTGAGCTTCACCGGGCGCGACGAGGACGTCGCCGACGACGTGCGCGCGCGGCAGCGCTACACCCTCTCCCACCTCGCGCGCGACGTGAAGGAGCAGACCGGCCACACCGAGCCGCTCCGCGACTGGTTCCCGCTCTCGGCGATGGGGCCGTTCAGCGACCTCACCGACCACCTCCTCGGCGAGCGCGCGGACTGGGGATCGATGAAGTGCGGCTGCCACCCGAACTGCGGGATCGGCACGATCCTCTTCGTCGACAAGGAGACGAAGCGCGCGGTGCCGCTGACCGAGTTCCTCGACCTCGAGGCGCTCCTCTCCGATCTCCAGGACGTCACCGACGCCGCCGGCGGCCGCGCGTTCACCCTCGCCGAGCTCGTGCTCGCGCTGCTCAAGAGCTTCGACGCGGCGCGGTCGCCGGTGCCGTTCGCAACGCTGGTGAAACAATTCCTGAGCCAGACTGGCGCGCGTGGAAAGGCGGTCGGCGAGCACGAGAGCGACGCGGGCGAGTTCCGCTGGCGCGTCCTCTTCGTCGCCGGGATGTGGTTCCAGGACCTCTACAACTACGACTTCCGTCGCACCGAGATGTGCATCATCCCGTACGGCACGCAGATGGGGGAGATCAGCTTCTGCGCGTACAACACCGGCGTCGGCTGGCGTCAGGTCGTCGAGAAGATGAAGGCGACCGCGACGGTGGCGGAGTGGAACCGGACGCGCGGGCGTCACCCCGTCTACGCGAAGGGGCAGGACCTCCCGCTCGCTCCCGCGCTCGGCACCGTGACCGCGAAGCGGGTTCGTTTGCCGCTGGTGGCGCGCTGACGATGCCGGACAGGTCGTCACGCGCGAAGATGGACCCGGCGGCGCTCGGCGCCGCGCTCGACTTCATGCGCGTCCTCTGGGCGCTCGACCACGGTCTCCAGCGTCGCTCGAAGCGGATGGAGGTCGAGCTCGGCGTCACGGGGATGCAGCGCGTGATCCTCCGGCTCATCGGCCGCTATCCCGACATCGCCGCGGGACGCCTCGCGGAGCTCGTGCACGTCCATCCGAGCACGCTCACCGGCGTGCTGAAGCGCCTGACCGAGCG contains:
- the sodN gene encoding superoxide dismutase, Ni, with the translated sequence MLHSLLSFAHRHGLVPEAAAHCDIPCKIYDPGPILISALTVVRMIDIIEDWKAHRGDDEVAFLNSVARAVAQKEQHAAHVKDEIRVIWGDYFKAPQLQKYPQLHDLTHSIMLAAGAAKQGVKREDAVKLLELVNQFAEIFWETKSVKTKRAVCPYPPSLEVVYPDL
- a CDS encoding S24/S26 family peptidase, with amino-acid sequence MFRVVRVNGPSMAPTLVDGDFVVVIDRPCRIGDVVVVMHPQYGRIVKRVAARDGSGRIALEGDGALSTSREALGWTSPHDVLGRVCLRVRR
- a CDS encoding Vps62-related protein, translated to MATVRAMAAMISLGVAACAADAGDEGPGSLSDATEIEDIEGANEDADDDVVADSAFDVDPDVQMSALAKSPDNDAVTPAATQDQLIKTFAPHLHLHADDPYRPSSVDWYLARVTMRYNHKNCPDHEIYPVGKVTQQKLVAATHEDNGSFCRHDGGKKVAATTHEGFFLEIVNEATRKGSPRSDWKSYAVWRPQASGLVNIEYWIFYPYNDGFSIFNHESDWEHVRVTIDPKANGGQGKATEVKLSAHKGGTIVKANDPKLSWDGTHPVAYVAKGTHANYLAPGTYAIEGTHGIAKDTTKAAAAAAVWKTENAVVNIGTRAKPKNGQVFVKFWGRWGEINDIPETNGITRRFP
- a CDS encoding Glu/Leu/Phe/Val dehydrogenase produces the protein MDLFGHLRAYDYGEVHFKHDKASGLKAIVAVHDSRLGPALGGCRFLPYDTDEAAVIDALRLARGMTYKAAITGLAHGGGKSVLIRPQQHFDRVAMFRAFGKFVDDLGGHYITAEDSGTGLEDMEVIRTVTKHVTGVGPAHGGSGDPSPFTALGVRRGIEACVKFRMKKDSLEGVHVAVQGVGHVGYHLCKELHASGATISVADMDPLKSERAQREFGAKIVPLDEIFSIDCDVVAPCALGSAMNDESIPKLKAKIVAGAANNQLAEPRHGDDLHARGILYAPDYAINAGGLVNVAQEVLGYDAAKSRAKTMLIFDTIHEIAERSAKTGTPTYRIADMIVEEKLAKISKSIPPKT
- a CDS encoding radical SAM protein, which produces MNRAVERPAPQPAWAPGPLLKRRERSFPELGFPRETDSLCPRCVAEVRADVLSGKRDLRTLVDGRPGEIRARIVEEDGKVLMKKTCPTHGAFEDVMAIDAEFLRRIERLYPGRDFRSPPTSLREHGSSSIQYGRGSVLTVDLTNRCNMMCDPCFMDANQVGYVHELEWDEIAKILDDALTVQPRRQMSIQFSGGEPTLSPHFLRAVRYAREKGFFAVQCATNGVRFAQDPAFAREAKEAGLRMAYLQFDGVGNEVNAHRKVGNLYDVKVRAIENLHAAGIDVILVVTVVGGVNDHEVGRIIDFAIENADKVTVVSFQPVSFTGRDEDVADDVRARQRYTLSHLARDVKEQTGHTEPLRDWFPLSAMGPFSDLTDHLLGERADWGSMKCGCHPNCGIGTILFVDKETKRAVPLTEFLDLEALLSDLQDVTDAAGGRAFTLAELVLALLKSFDAARSPVPFATLVKQFLSQTGARGKAVGEHESDAGEFRWRVLFVAGMWFQDLYNYDFRRTEMCIIPYGTQMGEISFCAYNTGVGWRQVVEKMKATATVAEWNRTRGRHPVYAKGQDLPLAPALGTVTAKRVRLPLVAR
- a CDS encoding MarR family transcriptional regulator, translated to MPDRSSRAKMDPAALGAALDFMRVLWALDHGLQRRSKRMEVELGVTGMQRVILRLIGRYPDIAAGRLAELVHVHPSTLTGVLKRLTERGFIRRERDPADARVSRFALLPPGEEIDATQAGTVEAAVRRALSRIEPATIDAARSVIAAIAEELARSDR